In Fibrobacter sp. UWP2, the sequence GGACATCAATAGTAGCTTATTATTCCCTTGGAGGCCGTCGTTGTCGAAGCGGACGGTGGGATTCTTGCCGCTCTTGTAAGCATCTTCGCTCTCGTAGAGGGAGAGCGCCACGGAAACGCCAGGCTGGGTTGCAAGATTTGCCTCGCCCGCCGGAACCGCGCCGCTGAACGAGAATTCCTGCAAAGCGCCGTCCTTGAAAGTTCCCTTGGGAATGCGGACGGTCTCGCCCATTTGCGAAAGAGCCTTGCCCGTACTATCCACGAATTCAGCCACCATGTAAATATCGAAGAAGCAGGGCGCCACGCCGGTGTTCTTGACGGAAATGTTCAACGTACTCGTAGTATCTTTGGCACCTGCGACAGTCACCAGTTCCGCCTGCGTCACGGTAAAGTTGTACCCGATGACCTTGCTCATGGAATCGGCGAGGGCCTTGTTGTCCTTGTAGAAATAGTAGCCGCAGTCATTGTCCTGGTCCAGAACGTAGTAGGTCAGGTGCGCCGTGGTAATCGCATCCACCCAGCGTTCCGCAGTCCACTTCTGGGTGCCTCCGGGAATCAGGTCGTCGTAGGTCAGCATCGTCCTGTAACCGGCGATATTCTCGGCGATGGTCGGGAGGTTCGCGTTGTATGCCCGCAGCAAGGTATCGGGCCTGCCGGGAATGCCGATGAACCCATCGTCGCGCTTGGTAATGCCGAGTTCAAGCGCATGCGTATAGACATCGCCAAAACCGTTGGAGGGCAGCACCAATTGGGTTTTCTTAAACAGGGATGCGTAATAGTCCAGCATGTCCTTCAGCACCGAGTCGGCGGGCATCTCGCTCCCCAATATGTGGGATGTGTGCCATTCGCCCCATTCGCCAAAAGTGCGGACATCGATGTATTCGATACGCGGGTCGCCATCATATTTTTCGGCCAGCGCCTTCGCAAACTCCTTCGCCGCCCAGATATAGATGGAATCGTCCCAAACGGGCGCGTACGCATGGAATTCCGTCCCGCGCAAGTCGATCTGGATTTTCTTCGCGCCCATCTCGTAGACAAAGGGAGGCGTCCAGTCGTATTCTTCTTGGGGCGGGAAGTCGCTCTTGATAAACGAAGGGGTGTACGGCAGCACGCGCAGGGCGTAAGTCATGTTGTGCTCGGCAAGTGCGTTCAGCAATTTTTCCAGTTCCGTCCAGTCGTAAACGCCCTTAGCCGGGTTCAACTTGTTCCACTGCTGGTAACCGGAACCGTACGAGACCAGGTCCCACGCCCTGTTGTTCAAGGAACCGTAGGGGCCGTACTCGAACTCCGGGACAAAAGTCCACGCGCCTCCGGTCGGTACCGTGAATCCCTTGTGCGGGTTGGAAAGCGGGCCATCGAAAGGCTTGAGCGCATAGGTGATTTTGGTGGTGTCGCCTTTAACGGCGGCGGAAGAGTCTGCGCTACTTGAAGATGTCATTCCGGCCAGAGCCTGTCCCGGATCTTGTTCCGGGAAGCCGGAATCACCGTTTTCACTGCTAGACGAAATTTCTGCCAACGAACTCGACTGCAAAACAGACGAAGACTGCGCGGTATCCGAAGAACTTGATTCCTCGACCGCACTGCTTTCGCCACCCTCCGGGTCAGCGCTGCTACCATCATCGCCACAGGCGACAAGGCTGATGCATGCAAAGAAGGCAAACACTACTAAAATTTTTGGATCTTGACGCATAGGTAAATAATCCTATTCAGGCTGAGAGGACTTTATTTCAACCGTGTTTTCTTGAAAAGTAATTGGGAAAGTCGCAATAGTTTCTCCCGACTCCACTTTCGGAAATTTCCAGCGACTTACAGCTTTTTGAATATCTTCATCAAATTCTTTATAACCTGTAGTCGAAGATTTAATTTGATTTTCTTTAACCGAGCCGTCCGCAGCGATTGTCAACTTCAAGGTGATTTCGCCTTCAAAATGTTTATCAGGATTTTTCTTTAAATACCTGATACTGTATATATGGCGCAATCCTGGCGTGAAAGAAACCAAGACATTAAAAATAGATTCTTTGTCAAGCGAGCTACCTTCAGCAACAGATATTTTTTCTCTAACCGGAAATTCGGCAAGGCCTTTCGAATTTTGCGGAGTTTTTGCAGACGCATTGGCGACCACCATAGAATCCGCCACATAAACTCCATAAAGAGCAGTTACACCCGTGTCAATCAGTTTGCCGATATTCTTTAGGGAATCCAATCTCCGCTTTTCCTTTTTCTCAAGGAGATTGCCTTCGGGCTTTTCGTCGAAAAATTTCTTCGTGTCCCAGGGATGAATCAATTTGGGATTATCCTGCTTGGCAGCATCATCGTTTTTTTCGGAATCGCTGCAACCGGCCCACAGCGCCGCTGCGGTCATCAGAACAATCTTCCCAAGACATCTGCTAAAGAGTTTAGCCATATTTTAAGTATAGCAAAAATATTTTCGCGAACAACGGGGTTTTAGGGGCGGAGCCACTAGGCGTGGGGGTTGCGGAAGACACGGCCGTGCCATGGCTGAAGCGAGGGGGATACCTCCCCCTTCTATATTTTTTTCTAAATTTACCCGCATGAAAAAATACCACTTGGCCACATACGGCTGCCAGATGAACGAGTACGACTCGGCGATGATTGCCCAGGAGCTCGACATGTGCGGTTGCGTCGAGACGAGCAACCAGGAAGATGCCGACTTCATCATCGTGAACACCTGCAGCGTACGCGAAAAGGCCGAGGAAACCGCCATCGCGAACATCAGCAAGCTCAAGTACCTGAACAAGAAGAACCCCGACGTGAAGGTGGTCGTTTGCGGCTGCATGGCGAAGAATCGCGGGCCGGAACTTTTGAAGCGCCTGCCTAACGTGAGCTACATCGTGGGCCCGGACCAGTACAAGAAAATTCCGGAGTTGCTGCTGGGCGACGCCAAAAGTCCCTTGCACCAGACGCACCACAAGATGTTCATCGACGAGGACTTGAGCGAGAACTACCTGGGTGAATACGCGAAACTCCAGAACGACTTCAGCACGTTCGTCGCCATCCAGCGCGGGTGCAACAAGCGCTGCAGCTACTGTATTGTGCCGTATCTGCGCGGGCCGGAAAAGTACCGCGACATGGAAGACGTGCTTGCCGAAGTGCGCAAGGCGGCCGACAAGGGCATTACCGAGGTGACGCTCCTTGGCCAGACGGTGAACGCCTACAAGACGGAAGGCGGGAACTTTGCGGACCTGCTTACGAAGGTTTCTGAAATCGGGGGCATCCGCCGCATCCGCTTTACGAGCCCGCACCCGAGGCATTACACGAACGAGCTCATCGACGTGCTGCTGAACAACCCGAAGGTCTGCCACTACGCACACATCCCTATCCAGAGCGGCTCCGACGCCATGCTCAAGAAGATGCGCCGCCAACACAACATGGAGCAGTACCTCTCGATTATAGAGCAGCTGCGCAGCAAGGACCCGTTCTACGGAATTTCGACGGACGTGATTTGCGGATTCGTGGGCGAAACGGAAGAAGATTTCGAGCAGACGCTCAAAGCTTTTGAAACGTGCCAGTTCGACTCCGCCTTCATGTTCATCTACAGCCCGCGCAAGGGCACGGAATCGTACAAGGAAGCGGAGACTCTCACCGAGGCCGAAAAGAACGAGCGCCACACGCGCCTGGTGGAACTGCAGAACGCCATCACGCTCAAGCGTAACCAGATGATGCTCGGCCGCACCGAGGAACTGCTGGTGGAAAAGAACTCCGTACGCGACGAGACGGAACTGCGCGGCCGCACCGATAACTTCAAGAAGGTCGTTTTCAAGCCCGAAGAAGGCCGCATCGTGAAGCCCGGCGACTACGTGAAGGTGAAACTCGACGACATCCGCGGATGGACGATCCGAGGGACGCTGGTGTGAGGTGTGGGGTATGAGGTCGGGGCTTCGCCCCTTTGAGGTTCGCTAGAGTGAAATTTGAGGTAATGAAGATGAAGTTTTGGAATTTTCGCGGAATTGCAGTTGCTTTGCTTTCTGCTTTTGCAGCAAATGCGTTCGCGCAGACGATGGCAGACGCACAGAAGGCCTATGTAGCCGGCAACTGGAAAGAAGCCGCAGCCGCATACGAAAAGGCCTGCCCAACCCTTGCCGACTCGGCAAAAACGGAATGCTACCTGTGGAACGTGCTCGCTCTTTCGCAAACGGGTGTGACAGCCGACTTTAGCAAGGCGGGCAAGCGCCTCGACAGCCTCATCGCCAAAACGAGCCCGCAAAACACGATCTACTCGGACCTGATGATGACAAAAGCGCAGTTTCAGCTCTACCTCGGCAAGCACGAAAAGGCGGCGGAATCACTGAACCACGCCATTGAAACGGCACAGCCCCGCCAAGTCACGGTCCTCCAAAAGGTGTGCACCGCCGTGCAAGCCCGCGTCAAAAACGACATTCTGGACAGCAACTGCAAAAAACTGAACAACCCCGAGGCGTTTGCGCAAGCCAAACCATCGGCGGCGGTCCAACCTGCGGCTGTAACCCAACCGGTGGTACAGACCCCAGAGCAGGTCAAACCCGAGCCCAATCCGGTAAAGGCATCTGCCGAGCCCGCAAAAACGGTTCCCGAACCAGCAACATCCACTCAAAAAGAGACCTGGTATTTGCAACTTGGAGCCTTTGGCGTCAAGGGAAACGCCGATTTGCTGGTGAGCAACCTCAAAAAAAGGGGCATTACTGCCAAAATCGAGGAACGTCCCGGCGAGACTAAGACACTTTACGTTGTCCAGACAGGTGATTTTGACTCCAAAGAGAAGGCCATTGACTTTGGGGCACAAAAATTAGCCCCTCTCAATGTGGAATTTAGGGCCTTTGCTAGGAAATAATTGCGTAAAATTCGCCAATTTTTGCGTTTTTCCCCTACAAAAAAACACAAAAGTGTTCTATATTTGTGGTACCCCAAGCCGGGGTGGTGAAATTGGTAGACGCGCCGGACTCAAAATCCGGTACTCGCGAGAGTGTGAGGGTTCGATTCCCTCCCCCGGCATACAGAAGGATTGAAAAGAGGTCACAATGGCTAAATGGTGTAAAGTTCTATCTACGATACTGGTTGCAGGCTCCTTGGCTTTTGCACAGTTCGACGATGACAACGAGAGCACGACCGAGGCCTCTGAAGAATCCAGCTATTCCTACGGTAGCGAGGAAGAAGAGGAAGCTGAAGAACCCAAGGTCGGCGAAGCCAAGGCCAGCGGTGACGAATGGGAAGGCTTCCGCTACGAAGAAATGGGCCTCACCCAGTGGGAATTCCAGCAGATCAAGGAAGCCGGCGTTTCCCGCGACAAGCTCACCCGCCTCGTGGAATTGGGCGTCCGTCCGTCCGAATACCTCCAGAAACCCTGGGAAAAGATGAACATATCCGAAGACGAATGGCTTGGCCAGCGCTCCGAAGGCATGGAAGACGCCGACATCGACCGTTCTTACAGGAACCGCAGCGGCGACCAGAGCTACGCCTACCTTTCCCTCCTCGTACCGAGCCTTTACCAGTGGAAGAAGGATGACATTGTCAAGGCTAGCATCATTGACGCCGTTTGGGTCGCCGGTGTTGCAGCCGCCGTCTACATGAATGTCGACGGACAGTCCAGCTGGTTCTATTGCCTGATCCCGGTTGCCGCAGCGCACATCTATTCTTTTGCCGACGCTTTCTTTGGCACCCAGTGGGATAGCAACCCCGATGCAAACCGTTTCAGCTTTGGCGTGGTCCCGACATTCGACAAGGGTGTCGCCGGCATGCTCCAAATGAAATTCTAAGCAGCGCCATGCAGCTAGAACTTTTAAAAGCGAAAATTCACCGAGCCACCGTTACAGATGCCAACCTCAACTACGAGGGTTCCATCACTATTGCCCGCGACCTGATGGATGCCGCAGGCATCCTTCCCTTTGAGAAGGTCGGCGTGCTCGACGTGAACAACGGCAACCGCCTCGATACCTACGTGATTGAAGGCAAGGCCGGTTCCGGCGTCATTTGTCTGAACGGCGCTGCGGCACGCCTGGTGCAACCGGGCGACCTCGTGATTATCGTGGCATACGCCACCATGAGTGCCGAAGAAGCCAAGACCTGGAAGCCGACGGTCATTCGCGTCAACAGCAAGAACGAAATCATCTAGAAGTTGCCGCGGCAACTTTTATATATTGTGTGTATGCGCGTACTCTTTGTGTTTATGGGTTTGTTCTGTGCCGTGGGCGGTTTTGCCCAAATGGCGATCAGCTCGTCTTCCCCCGTAAACCGCGAAGCCCCCTATAGCGAGGCCGTTTTTAAAGAGACCACCCGTGTCGATACCGTTTACGACACGGTCTACGTGGCTGTCGACGACGGGATTCCGTGGAACCACGAATACTTTGACCACGACCGTCTTTTGCGCCGTGAATCCTTTGACCCGGCGCTGAGCGTCGCCTACAGCTACTCCGTGAGTTTTATAAGCGGCCCCCTGGGAAGCATTAGCCAGACCAGCTACCTGATGCACCTCGCCTACGAGTTCACACCGCAGCTGAACCTTTACGCGGATCTTGGGCTTTGGATGCCGCTGTACTCTACGCTCCGCACC encodes:
- a CDS encoding SPOR domain-containing protein; amino-acid sequence: MKMKFWNFRGIAVALLSAFAANAFAQTMADAQKAYVAGNWKEAAAAYEKACPTLADSAKTECYLWNVLALSQTGVTADFSKAGKRLDSLIAKTSPQNTIYSDLMMTKAQFQLYLGKHEKAAESLNHAIETAQPRQVTVLQKVCTAVQARVKNDILDSNCKKLNNPEAFAQAKPSAAVQPAAVTQPVVQTPEQVKPEPNPVKASAEPAKTVPEPATSTQKETWYLQLGAFGVKGNADLLVSNLKKRGITAKIEERPGETKTLYVVQTGDFDSKEKAIDFGAQKLAPLNVEFRAFARK
- a CDS encoding AgmX/PglI C-terminal domain-containing protein encodes the protein MAKLFSRCLGKIVLMTAAALWAGCSDSEKNDDAAKQDNPKLIHPWDTKKFFDEKPEGNLLEKKEKRRLDSLKNIGKLIDTGVTALYGVYVADSMVVANASAKTPQNSKGLAEFPVREKISVAEGSSLDKESIFNVLVSFTPGLRHIYSIRYLKKNPDKHFEGEITLKLTIAADGSVKENQIKSSTTGYKEFDEDIQKAVSRWKFPKVESGETIATFPITFQENTVEIKSSQPE
- the panD gene encoding aspartate 1-decarboxylase; this encodes MQLELLKAKIHRATVTDANLNYEGSITIARDLMDAAGILPFEKVGVLDVNNGNRLDTYVIEGKAGSGVICLNGAAARLVQPGDLVIIVAYATMSAEEAKTWKPTVIRVNSKNEII
- the miaB gene encoding tRNA (N6-isopentenyl adenosine(37)-C2)-methylthiotransferase MiaB, with translation MKKYHLATYGCQMNEYDSAMIAQELDMCGCVETSNQEDADFIIVNTCSVREKAEETAIANISKLKYLNKKNPDVKVVVCGCMAKNRGPELLKRLPNVSYIVGPDQYKKIPELLLGDAKSPLHQTHHKMFIDEDLSENYLGEYAKLQNDFSTFVAIQRGCNKRCSYCIVPYLRGPEKYRDMEDVLAEVRKAADKGITEVTLLGQTVNAYKTEGGNFADLLTKVSEIGGIRRIRFTSPHPRHYTNELIDVLLNNPKVCHYAHIPIQSGSDAMLKKMRRQHNMEQYLSIIEQLRSKDPFYGISTDVICGFVGETEEDFEQTLKAFETCQFDSAFMFIYSPRKGTESYKEAETLTEAEKNERHTRLVELQNAITLKRNQMMLGRTEELLVEKNSVRDETELRGRTDNFKKVVFKPEEGRIVKPGDYVKVKLDDIRGWTIRGTLV